A DNA window from Polyodon spathula isolate WHYD16114869_AA chromosome 34, ASM1765450v1, whole genome shotgun sequence contains the following coding sequences:
- the LOC121303603 gene encoding erythroblast NAD(P)(+)--arginine ADP-ribosyltransferase-like: protein MVASLLKFCFLLLLAAQCVAPQAPKPNSPIVMDFAKQSLDNQYKGCRDKMLQKVQKVYLLRELKQNPKFNSAWSNAKSAMKSKSLGYLTLEQATAIYAYTMPGVYSDFNKAVRNGGEKNYKAFPFKALHFYLTDALKKLKTKFKNCYNVYRGVSKPTSVGKGKVVRFGQFTSTSRSLQKAKNFGSATIFHMVTCQGAPIQSYSMFPPENEVLVPPFERFRVEGINGHQIRLTPLPKTTSIYNCLAVHKGKKHG, encoded by the exons ATGGTTGCATCCCTCTTGAAATTCTGCTTCCTTCTCCTATTGGCCGCTCAGTGTGTGGCCCCTCAGGCCCCTAAACCG aatTCTCCAATAGTGATGGACTTCGCAAAACAGTCCCTAGATAATCAATATAAAGGCTGCAGagacaaaatgttacaaaaagtTCAAAAGGTTTACCTGCTTAGAGAACTGAAACAGAACCCAAAATTTAATTCCGCCTGGTCCAACGCAAAATCGGCAATGAAATCCAAATCTCTGGGATATCTGACTCTAGAACAAGCCACTGCCATCTACGCTTACACAATGCCAGGCGTTTACAGTGACTTCAACAAAGCAGTCAGAAACGGAGGCGAAAAGAATTACAAGGCGTTCCCGTTCAAGGCGCTGCATTTTTACTTAACCGATGCCCTGAAGAAGCTgaaaaccaaatttaaaaactgttataATGTGTACAGGGGCGTTTCCAAGCCCACAAGCGTGGGCAAGGGTAAAGTTGTTCGCTTTGGACAGTTCACCTCCACTTCACGAAGCCTACAAAAAGCCAAGAATTTTGGATCCGCAACAATTTTCCACATGGTCACATGCCAGGGCGCACCGATTCAAAGTTATTCAATGTTCCCACCTGAAAACGAGGTACTGGTGCCGCCATTCGAGAGGTTCCGAGTGGAGGGCATCAACGGGCATCAAATCAGACTGACACCACTGCCAAAAACCACAAGCATTTACAACTGCCTGGCAG TGCATAAAGGAAAGAAACACGGGTGA